One window of the Dreissena polymorpha isolate Duluth1 chromosome 5, UMN_Dpol_1.0, whole genome shotgun sequence genome contains the following:
- the LOC127831795 gene encoding uncharacterized protein LOC127831795 — MHNWYSLKRVYKIFFIHKSSFMIETLYMLLDCGRYIEANRLVRLNQRFVKKPEEILTATPIVEDSAITTLPKCKTFVPAVLVVLAVLLGLVKKVNEQSMEIKRLKGEFCALKNRVSSLKSTVYTDRLLRTDKDTSFLTGLKTIRVFNKLHAIVAPYVTRKWRGFVSVPKKLRTLKSARNNWKLSSKSQLLMTLMKLRLGLLNKDLAIRFNISETLCSRIFCTWLRTLRLVLEKMVYIPDEETLIATKPQRFKKLSDLQSIIDFTEICIETAKDTHYQSNTCSDYKHHNTLKILVACTPNSSISFVSQAVIGRTTDTTFTLECG; from the coding sequence atgcacaaTTGGTATTCCTTAAAGAGAGTATATAAGatcttttttatacataaaaGCTCTTTTATGATTGAAACCTTGTACATGTTACTGGATTGTGGACGATATATAGAGGCGAACAGGCTAGTCAGGCTGAACCAGCGATTTGTCAAGAAACCCGAGGAAATTTTGACTGCTACTCCGATCGTTGAAGATTCAGCAATTACAACCCTCCCGAAATGTAAGACATTCGTTCCAGCCGTTTTGGTGGTTCTTGCGGTTCTGCTTGGACTGGTGAAAAAAGTGAACGAGCAGTCTATGGAGATAAAGAGACTGAAAGGGGAGTTTTGTGCACTGAAGAATCGAGTGTCTTCATTGAAGAGCACAGTCTATACTGACAGGCTGCTGAGGACTGACAAAGATACAAGCTTTTTAACAGGATTAAAAACAATAAGGGTTTTCAATAAACTCCATGCTATAGTTGCCCCATATGTGACAAGGAAGTGGCGGGGTTTTGTTTCAGTGCCAAAGAAATTAAGAACATTAAAATCAGCCAGAAATAACTGGAAACTCAGTTCAAAAAGCCAACTTCTAATGACTTTGATGAAATTACGATTAGGACTTTTAAATAAGGACTTGGCGATACGATTTAACATTTCAGAAACTCTGTGTTCTAGAATATTTTGTACATGGTTGAGAACATTGAGACTTGTGTTGGAAAAAATGGTGTACATTCCTGATGAAGAAACTTTAATTGCTACTAAACCCCAGCGCTTTAAGAAACTCTCTGATCTGCAATCCATTATCGACTTCACCGAGATTTGTATTGAGACAGCGAAAGACACTCACTATCAGAGCAACACATGCAGCGACTACAAACATCATAATACGTTGAAAATTTTAGTTGCATGCACTCCAAACAGTTCCATATCATTTGTAAGCCAGGCGGTTATAGGTAGGACAACAGACACAACATTTACCTTGGAATGTGGCTAA